The proteins below are encoded in one region of Candidatus Thiodiazotropha sp. LNASS1:
- a CDS encoding WD40/YVTN/BNR-like repeat-containing protein, with translation MSGISSWLCHLYGYSRRWLWLTVLIPLLGCEAPLFLEGVAAQQKEATHRSDMFQAAAASDRVIVVVGAMGVVLTSRDGGKTWLREILADKPFLIDVALCPDGTFAILDVSRKLWLGDGLPGQWQAVGIDTQEALQALTCDAEGTFWVVGGFSTILSSKDRGVSWHTTSLDEDLHFTGIQILDGQHAFVSGEFGALAQSQDGGESWQPLAPLTDDFYPQDALFISSQEGWVVGLSGTILHTRDGGGSWQRQETGTEVPLYGIALGDGVLHVVGGNGTVLRKRLEPGSDWQRIDHGKPIRFYLRAVTPLAEGKVLIGGGYGALHIIST, from the coding sequence GTGTCAGGGATTAGCAGCTGGCTTTGCCATCTGTATGGTTATAGCCGTCGCTGGCTTTGGCTTACTGTTTTAATCCCTTTGCTCGGTTGCGAAGCGCCATTGTTTCTTGAAGGTGTTGCGGCGCAACAAAAAGAGGCCACCCATCGTTCCGATATGTTTCAGGCGGCCGCGGCCAGTGACCGGGTGATCGTGGTGGTGGGCGCCATGGGTGTGGTGCTGACCTCACGGGATGGGGGTAAGACCTGGCTGCGCGAAATCTTGGCCGATAAGCCGTTTCTCATCGATGTTGCGCTCTGTCCGGATGGGACCTTCGCCATTCTGGATGTCTCGCGCAAGCTGTGGCTGGGAGACGGTCTGCCCGGGCAGTGGCAAGCCGTCGGCATCGACACCCAGGAAGCGTTACAGGCCTTGACCTGCGATGCCGAGGGGACATTCTGGGTGGTGGGTGGTTTCAGCACTATTCTCAGCAGCAAGGACCGGGGTGTCTCATGGCACACCACCTCGCTCGACGAAGATCTGCATTTTACCGGTATCCAGATCCTGGATGGGCAGCATGCTTTTGTTTCCGGTGAATTCGGTGCCTTGGCCCAGAGTCAGGATGGTGGGGAGAGCTGGCAGCCTCTGGCGCCGCTGACAGATGATTTTTACCCCCAGGATGCTTTATTCATTTCTTCACAAGAGGGTTGGGTGGTCGGACTTTCCGGTACGATTCTGCACACGCGCGATGGCGGCGGGAGTTGGCAACGGCAGGAGACCGGTACCGAGGTGCCGCTGTATGGCATCGCCCTGGGCGATGGTGTTTTACATGTCGTCGGCGGCAACGGCACCGTGCTGAGAAAAAGGCTCGAGCCCGGGAGTGATTGGCAACGTATCGATCATGGCAAGCCGATACGATTCTATCTTCGTGCGGTGACGCCTTTGGCAGAGGGTAAGGTGCTGATTGGAGGAGGCTATGGCGCCTTGCATATTATTTCGACTTAG
- a CDS encoding RND family transporter, translated as MNRFTAKLHRIDGVIFSSPRVTLALIVAVTLYFAFQIPGVRMASDFADLLPQQHPYIQLHNEIRDTFGGANNVIVAVEVTEGTIFSNETLQRIHRITQAVDSLYGINHNLVTSLTHRNTRKVWLNEEGTVKSAPHFDPSVEHYTDDELEKMQADVIANRRVFGLLVSPDLKSALIRGTLNEGELDYEKVFNQLQAIRDKEFAAGVKIHATGNPVLVGWVSSYADQVVQIFLYTVLIMLLLLIFYFRKAYGILLPTLGIVLTSIWGLGILSLLGYNLDPLMLVIPFLISARAMSHGIQLVERYYHDLQILRDSKAAARSAFENLFRPGSLGVISDAIGLLLISLGSVPINDKLAVYASLWALSVVVTVLIMVPVLLEILPTPRKTEITHNLMRHILPKAANSVTSPGGVTTILVGALILYGVGGYFASWVQIGEAEPGSPLLYLDHDYNLSSKAVNEAFPGSEELYIIAHTDDKGGIKRPEVVKALADFEAYMLTDPELGAAKGLPDLVTAVNRITHYDDPRWLLVPDDARVTGGLMFMYMMSSPIPGALLEFADTDEQSANLVFYYKDHQGTTIRRAIHMVKQWMDSAAAQVEGLTIKLAGGLIGVTAAINEAAYETNLVVIPLVLVLIFGSVTFFYWSFHAGWLMMLAMSFATTLTYAYMGLSGIGINVNTVPIIAVGIGVGIDYSIYIMDRIRAEYERLGDLRAAVKHAISTTGVAIGFTAITLIGGVVMWVFISDLRFQADAALLLIVMLILNAVAAMNLVPAWILKFKPKFIMQAAEDGSGGSESKREVESPGETEANLLDNPRKIAGETR; from the coding sequence ATGAACAGGTTCACCGCAAAGCTGCATCGGATCGACGGTGTTATCTTTTCGTCACCGCGGGTGACGTTGGCGCTGATCGTGGCGGTGACGCTGTATTTCGCCTTTCAGATCCCCGGTGTGCGCATGGCCTCCGATTTTGCCGACCTGTTGCCCCAGCAGCACCCCTATATCCAACTGCATAACGAGATCCGCGATACCTTTGGTGGCGCCAACAATGTGATTGTGGCGGTTGAGGTGACCGAAGGGACGATCTTTAGCAATGAGACGCTGCAACGCATTCACCGTATCACACAGGCGGTGGATTCACTGTATGGCATCAATCACAATCTGGTGACCAGCCTTACCCATCGCAATACCCGCAAAGTCTGGTTGAATGAGGAGGGCACGGTTAAATCGGCGCCCCATTTTGATCCCTCGGTTGAGCACTACACCGACGATGAACTGGAAAAGATGCAGGCCGATGTCATCGCCAATCGCCGGGTGTTCGGGCTTCTGGTTTCGCCGGATCTGAAATCTGCGTTGATCCGGGGCACCCTCAACGAGGGTGAGCTTGATTACGAGAAGGTGTTCAATCAACTGCAGGCGATTCGTGACAAGGAATTCGCTGCCGGGGTGAAAATCCATGCGACCGGCAATCCTGTGCTGGTGGGGTGGGTCTCAAGTTACGCCGATCAGGTAGTGCAGATTTTTCTGTATACCGTGCTGATCATGCTGTTGCTGCTGATCTTCTATTTTCGCAAGGCCTACGGGATTCTTTTGCCCACGCTGGGTATCGTGTTGACCAGTATTTGGGGTCTGGGGATCCTCTCCCTGCTGGGCTACAACTTGGATCCTTTGATGCTGGTGATACCGTTTCTGATATCCGCCCGGGCGATGTCGCACGGCATTCAGCTAGTGGAGCGCTACTATCATGATCTTCAGATATTGCGAGACAGCAAGGCCGCGGCGCGCAGTGCGTTCGAAAACCTATTCCGCCCCGGCTCTTTGGGAGTGATCTCGGATGCTATCGGTCTGCTGCTGATCTCTTTGGGCTCGGTGCCGATAAACGATAAGCTGGCGGTATATGCATCCCTCTGGGCACTGTCGGTGGTGGTGACGGTGCTCATCATGGTGCCGGTACTGTTGGAGATCCTGCCGACGCCGCGCAAAACGGAGATCACGCACAATCTGATGCGGCATATCCTGCCCAAGGCGGCCAACTCGGTGACCAGTCCCGGCGGTGTCACGACGATTCTGGTCGGTGCGCTGATACTGTATGGCGTGGGCGGTTATTTTGCTTCCTGGGTGCAGATTGGCGAGGCCGAGCCGGGATCGCCGCTGCTCTATCTGGATCACGACTACAATCTGTCCTCGAAGGCGGTAAACGAAGCCTTTCCAGGTTCGGAAGAGCTTTATATTATCGCCCACACCGATGACAAAGGGGGCATCAAGCGGCCGGAAGTGGTCAAGGCTCTGGCTGATTTCGAGGCCTATATGCTGACAGACCCGGAGCTTGGGGCCGCCAAGGGTTTACCCGACCTGGTCACAGCGGTCAACCGGATCACCCACTATGACGATCCCCGCTGGCTGCTGGTGCCGGATGACGCCCGTGTGACGGGGGGGCTGATGTTCATGTATATGATGTCGAGCCCGATTCCCGGAGCCCTGCTGGAGTTTGCCGACACAGATGAGCAGAGCGCCAACCTGGTCTTTTATTACAAGGATCACCAGGGGACGACGATTCGACGAGCGATCCATATGGTCAAGCAGTGGATGGACTCAGCGGCGGCCCAGGTGGAAGGATTGACGATCAAATTGGCCGGCGGCCTGATCGGGGTGACTGCGGCAATCAACGAGGCGGCCTACGAAACCAATCTGGTGGTGATCCCACTGGTGTTGGTCTTGATTTTCGGTTCGGTGACCTTCTTTTACTGGTCGTTCCACGCGGGTTGGCTGATGATGTTGGCGATGTCGTTCGCCACCACCCTGACCTATGCCTACATGGGATTGAGCGGCATCGGTATCAATGTCAATACGGTGCCGATCATCGCGGTGGGGATTGGTGTGGGGATCGACTATTCCATCTACATCATGGACCGGATCCGGGCCGAGTATGAGCGGCTCGGCGATCTCAGGGCGGCTGTCAAACACGCCATCAGCACCACCGGCGTGGCAATCGGATTCACGGCGATAACGCTGATAGGCGGGGTAGTGATGTGGGTGTTCATCTCGGATCTGCGTTTTCAGGCGGATGCCGCACTGTTGTTGATCGTGATGCTGATCCTGAATGCGGTGGCGGCGATGAACCTGGTGCCGGCGTGGATTCTGAAATTCAAGCCGAAGTTCATCATGCAGGCGGCAGAAGATGGGAGTGGTGGGAGCGAAAGTAAACGGGAAGTCGAAAGTCCGGGTGAGACTGAGGCGAACCTACTCGATAATCCAAGAAAGATCGCGGGGGAGACAAGATGA
- a CDS encoding molybdopterin cofactor-binding domain-containing protein has translation MEMKFDGSFDVNLPRKEVFEILSDPNKFAPMLPTFHSMEMKDDRTALVRIKVGIGRISGTASTELTLEEADAPVRARYVGRGKVMQGAYQMISAFDLEEIPNGGTRINWMGETQLVGKILSLAGGGLRGYAEKEINRLISSLQEGLTPGVELPKAKPKREGWLARSIRKLRHHDDEPQAVEEKGELPVAQAEETFALQPREVQEIQQQARERITRALQANCQQQPLSRKEDGRLIRGRGLFVDDYKPAGTLHMALVRSPYAHARIKHIDTSAAEALPGVICTLSGDEISKQCQPFLQIGPEPCSAIKDYPLAVGKVRYQGDPVVAVVAESLRLAQDAVQLVEVEYETLDVIITCEQALQDEVLVHEDMGTNIDWQGVYEYGDLDKAFSEAAHVVKIDKLHFHRFGSTAVEPNAVVATWDDSLGGIDYLANTIMTIPITMISMALGVSADHIRLRTHDIGGSFGNKIGNYPYMALAALASRKTGGRPVKWVETRSEHMQAGSQGSERSYFDTEVALDENGVITAIKSRHVDDCGAYPRYEPLGCVIWSQVLPAAYKLRNMRIDFSQVVTNKGPAAPNRGYSRLPHMWFMERVVDICAHKLNIPADEMRLRNYIREFPYETPNGCVYDSGDFVALLNKAKDLIGWDKWRQKQAKARQEGCLIGIGIGTTLDSGTNNFGQSVIVNPESPFSGNAVPAMIKLDIDGSVSVAVGSFPHGQGHETVVSQVVAEELGIIPEMVNVAVGFDTARNVHSGQCGTYASQFAVTGLSAVHGATEMLKKELKELAAFSLEAAEDDLEFGLGDMGPEVRVKGTDRGINFWALSNLVNANSARLPQALRSLNLNCRYTYRPPFEVPDPKSKFGNLTLTYAMQTHLAVVEIDPATGQVKILDYGIVDDCGKMINPMIVEGQLHGGAAHGLGAALLENLPYDESGNVLAGSFTDYAPITINNVPELKLDHMESPSPFSYNGAKGMGEGGGAPLHAISSAVQDALIDKGIVVRGSHCSPNMIFEMLQNPDGDQVVTVERRA, from the coding sequence ATGGAGATGAAATTCGATGGCAGCTTTGATGTCAACCTGCCCAGAAAAGAAGTCTTTGAGATTCTGTCCGATCCGAATAAATTCGCCCCGATGCTGCCCACTTTTCACAGCATGGAAATGAAGGACGATCGTACAGCCTTGGTGCGCATCAAGGTGGGTATCGGCAGGATCAGCGGCACAGCATCCACGGAATTGACCTTGGAGGAGGCAGATGCGCCCGTACGAGCGCGATATGTCGGAAGGGGTAAGGTCATGCAGGGTGCGTATCAGATGATTTCCGCCTTCGATCTGGAGGAGATACCGAATGGCGGTACCCGAATCAACTGGATGGGAGAGACTCAACTGGTCGGCAAGATTCTCTCCCTGGCCGGTGGTGGCCTGAGGGGTTATGCGGAGAAAGAGATCAATCGATTGATCAGCAGTCTTCAGGAAGGTTTAACACCGGGTGTCGAGCTGCCCAAGGCGAAGCCCAAGCGTGAAGGCTGGTTGGCCCGCTCCATTCGCAAACTGCGTCATCATGACGATGAGCCCCAAGCGGTTGAAGAGAAGGGAGAGCTCCCTGTCGCACAGGCGGAAGAAACGTTTGCATTACAGCCCAGGGAGGTGCAGGAGATACAGCAGCAGGCAAGAGAACGAATAACGCGCGCGCTTCAGGCCAACTGTCAACAACAGCCCCTGAGCCGAAAGGAGGATGGTCGTCTGATTCGTGGACGCGGGCTTTTCGTTGACGACTATAAACCGGCTGGCACGCTGCATATGGCGTTGGTTCGTTCACCTTATGCCCATGCCAGGATTAAGCATATCGATACATCGGCCGCTGAGGCATTGCCCGGGGTGATCTGCACCCTGAGCGGGGATGAGATAAGCAAGCAGTGTCAGCCCTTTCTGCAAATCGGTCCGGAGCCCTGTAGCGCGATCAAGGACTATCCTCTGGCCGTCGGAAAGGTGCGCTATCAAGGGGACCCGGTAGTCGCCGTCGTCGCAGAGTCACTTCGCCTGGCTCAGGATGCGGTTCAGTTGGTGGAAGTGGAATATGAGACCCTCGATGTCATCATTACCTGCGAGCAAGCGCTGCAGGACGAAGTGCTGGTACATGAGGATATGGGCACCAACATAGATTGGCAGGGTGTCTACGAGTACGGCGACCTGGACAAGGCGTTTTCCGAAGCCGCCCATGTCGTCAAGATCGATAAACTGCACTTTCATCGTTTCGGCAGTACGGCGGTGGAACCCAATGCGGTTGTTGCAACCTGGGATGACAGTCTGGGCGGCATTGACTATCTGGCCAATACCATCATGACAATACCGATCACCATGATCAGCATGGCGCTGGGCGTCAGTGCAGACCACATCCGTCTTCGCACCCACGATATCGGCGGATCGTTTGGCAATAAGATCGGCAACTATCCCTACATGGCGCTGGCCGCGCTGGCATCCCGCAAGACCGGCGGACGTCCTGTTAAGTGGGTTGAGACGCGCAGTGAGCATATGCAGGCCGGGAGTCAAGGCAGTGAACGGAGCTATTTCGATACCGAAGTGGCGCTTGACGAGAACGGCGTGATTACCGCGATCAAGTCCCGTCACGTGGATGATTGTGGCGCCTATCCCAGATACGAGCCCCTTGGCTGCGTGATATGGTCCCAGGTATTGCCGGCGGCCTATAAGCTGCGCAATATGCGTATCGACTTCTCCCAGGTGGTAACCAACAAGGGTCCCGCAGCGCCTAACCGGGGTTATTCCCGACTGCCCCATATGTGGTTTATGGAACGGGTGGTCGACATCTGTGCACATAAGCTGAATATTCCCGCCGATGAAATGCGTTTACGCAATTACATCAGGGAATTCCCATACGAGACGCCGAATGGCTGTGTTTACGATTCAGGGGATTTTGTCGCACTGCTCAACAAAGCCAAAGATCTGATCGGCTGGGATAAGTGGCGGCAGAAGCAAGCAAAGGCCAGACAGGAGGGATGCCTGATTGGAATTGGCATCGGAACCACGTTGGACTCGGGAACCAATAATTTCGGCCAATCGGTTATCGTCAATCCCGAATCACCATTTTCTGGCAATGCAGTGCCGGCGATGATCAAGCTCGATATCGACGGTTCGGTCAGTGTGGCGGTCGGCAGCTTTCCTCATGGACAGGGGCACGAAACCGTGGTTTCCCAGGTGGTGGCGGAAGAGCTCGGCATTATCCCGGAAATGGTCAACGTGGCGGTTGGTTTCGATACCGCGCGTAACGTCCACTCGGGTCAATGCGGCACCTATGCCAGTCAGTTCGCAGTAACAGGCTTGTCTGCCGTGCATGGCGCCACGGAGATGCTTAAGAAGGAACTGAAGGAACTGGCTGCGTTCTCATTGGAGGCCGCCGAGGATGATCTGGAGTTTGGTCTGGGCGATATGGGGCCGGAGGTAAGGGTAAAGGGTACCGACCGGGGAATTAACTTCTGGGCACTATCAAATCTTGTGAATGCCAACAGTGCCCGCCTTCCACAAGCTTTGCGCAGTCTCAACCTCAACTGTCGTTATACCTATCGACCACCTTTCGAGGTGCCTGATCCGAAGTCCAAGTTCGGTAACCTGACACTGACCTATGCGATGCAGACCCATTTGGCGGTTGTGGAAATCGATCCCGCAACCGGGCAGGTAAAAATACTGGATTACGGCATTGTCGACGATTGCGGCAAGATGATTAATCCGATGATTGTGGAGGGCCAGTTGCATGGTGGCGCTGCCCATGGGTTAGGCGCGGCATTGCTCGAGAACCTGCCCTATGATGAGAGCGGTAATGTACTGGCCGGATCCTTTACCGACTATGCGCCGATCACCATCAACAATGTCCCCGAACTGAAACTCGACCATATGGAATCACCCTCGCCATTCAGTTACAACGGTGCAAAAGGTATGGGCGAAGGGGGCGGAGCGCCTCTCCATGCGATCTCATCAGCGGTACAGGATGCATTGATCGACAAGGGTATCGTCGTGCGCGGATCTCACTGTTCGCCGAATATGATCTTCGAGATGTTGCAAAATCCCGATGGCGATCAGGTTGTGACAGTGGAGCGGCGGGCTTGA
- a CDS encoding AAA family ATPase gives MSGHQPAAHQFDSIEAVEARFAEQGYVTDRMLATTVYLAVSLGKPVFLEGEPGVGKTEVAKVIAGTLNTELIRLQCYEGLDTAHALYEWNYPRQLLELRLQEARGLNQEEIGRNLFSEEFLLKRPLLRAIQNDGVQTPVLLIDEIDRSDEEFEAFLLEVLSDFQITIPEIGTIEARCRPVVVLTSNRTRELHDALKRRCLYHWIDYPNFSKEVQIITTRVPGIEPRLSAQICRFMELLRDKDFYKRPGIAETIDWASALLSLKVTDLDHASAEATLGCILKYRGDIEKLRALGIEDLVQQARVVSHYEAVSSGT, from the coding sequence ATGAGTGGACATCAGCCTGCGGCGCATCAGTTTGATTCCATAGAAGCGGTGGAAGCCCGCTTTGCGGAACAGGGCTACGTGACTGATCGCATGTTGGCCACAACGGTCTACCTGGCCGTGTCATTGGGTAAGCCTGTTTTTCTCGAGGGTGAGCCCGGGGTAGGTAAAACGGAGGTGGCCAAGGTTATTGCCGGTACGCTGAACACTGAGCTGATTCGCTTACAGTGTTATGAAGGACTTGATACGGCCCATGCACTGTATGAATGGAACTACCCGCGCCAGCTTCTTGAGCTTCGCTTACAGGAGGCCAGAGGGCTGAACCAGGAAGAGATTGGGCGTAATCTTTTCAGCGAAGAATTTTTATTGAAGAGACCCCTGCTGCGGGCGATCCAGAATGACGGTGTACAGACGCCTGTGTTGCTGATCGATGAGATAGACCGTTCCGATGAAGAGTTCGAAGCGTTTCTGTTGGAAGTGCTTTCCGATTTTCAGATCACGATCCCTGAGATTGGTACCATCGAGGCCCGTTGCCGTCCGGTTGTAGTGCTTACCTCGAATCGAACACGCGAACTTCACGATGCCCTGAAACGACGTTGTCTTTATCATTGGATCGATTACCCAAACTTTAGTAAAGAGGTACAGATCATTACAACGAGAGTGCCAGGCATAGAACCCAGGTTATCCGCGCAGATCTGTCGCTTCATGGAGCTGTTGCGTGACAAGGATTTTTATAAACGGCCCGGTATTGCAGAAACTATTGACTGGGCGAGTGCCTTATTGTCACTGAAAGTGACCGATCTTGATCATGCCTCCGCAGAAGCGACATTGGGCTGCATACTCAAATATAGGGGGGATATCGAAAAACTCAGAGCGTTGGGGATCGAAGACCTGGTGCAACAGGCCCGGGTCGTGAGTCACTATGAAGCCGTTTCATCAGGCACCTGA
- a CDS encoding VWA domain-containing protein → MIGQTQHHETSMFKQVVHFSRVLHNEGLSVNPANLIDLCRCFDYVDIRSRDDFYTAACTTLLSNREDLDLFDRVFERFWDGTLKLGINDVDDRPGEPGSGEGKKEARTEHLDSEADDPADKGEAEADALSYSADEILMKRDLGTLTDEEIDQASHLTKELITAIATQWSRRKAPDKRGVAPDFRRMLRRNALHSAEGFAEMRYLSRRIKKNRLLLLCDVSGSMQRYSKFMIQFIYGLRNKISDLEVAVFSTRVTHITDLLRRKGIEASLSSVAEKVQDWSGGTDIGGCIGEFNDLYAAKLLRSRSVVIVLSDGWDRGDVDVMREQMSRLKRRAYKLLWLNPLLGSQGYRPLCQGMATALPYLDFFLPAHSLGSLSQLAETIRKMN, encoded by the coding sequence ATGATCGGTCAAACTCAACATCATGAAACCAGTATGTTCAAACAGGTTGTGCATTTTTCAAGGGTGTTGCATAACGAGGGATTGTCAGTAAACCCAGCCAATCTGATCGATCTTTGCCGCTGTTTCGACTATGTTGATATACGGTCCCGGGATGATTTTTATACGGCGGCCTGCACCACACTGTTATCGAATCGGGAAGACCTGGATCTGTTCGACCGCGTGTTTGAACGGTTTTGGGATGGAACATTGAAGTTGGGTATCAACGATGTGGATGATCGCCCAGGTGAACCCGGTAGTGGAGAGGGTAAAAAGGAAGCACGCACTGAGCATTTGGATAGTGAGGCTGATGATCCGGCTGATAAAGGTGAAGCTGAAGCTGATGCCCTTTCCTACAGTGCCGATGAGATTCTGATGAAAAGGGATTTAGGCACATTGACGGATGAGGAGATCGATCAGGCCTCTCATCTGACAAAGGAACTGATAACGGCAATCGCAACCCAATGGAGTCGGCGCAAGGCGCCTGATAAAAGGGGAGTGGCGCCGGATTTCAGACGGATGTTAAGACGCAATGCGTTGCACAGTGCTGAGGGCTTTGCCGAGATGCGTTATCTTTCCAGGCGCATTAAGAAAAATCGATTACTTCTGCTATGTGATGTCAGTGGTTCCATGCAGCGCTACAGTAAATTTATGATCCAGTTTATCTATGGCTTGCGAAATAAGATATCGGATCTGGAGGTGGCGGTGTTCTCTACCCGGGTAACGCATATAACTGATTTACTTAGGCGTAAAGGAATCGAAGCCTCTCTCTCTTCGGTTGCTGAAAAGGTTCAGGATTGGTCGGGAGGAACAGATATTGGTGGTTGTATTGGCGAATTCAACGATCTTTATGCCGCTAAATTATTACGCTCCCGCTCTGTTGTTATCGTCCTTAGCGATGGTTGGGATCGTGGTGACGTGGATGTCATGCGTGAACAGATGTCACGCCTGAAACGGCGGGCTTATAAACTACTCTGGTTGAATCCCCTGTTGGGATCTCAGGGGTATCGGCCTTTGTGTCAAGGAATGGCAACGGCTTTACCCTATTTGGATTTTTTTCTTCCGGCACATAGTCTTGGGAGTCTTTCACAACTGGCTGAGACAATACGGAAGATGAACTGA
- a CDS encoding AraC family transcriptional regulator gives MRNELTFGRSHRRLEKFTLHATRDVDQARELTSRVYCPHRLDASNHKQFDACHNHASIGACSLNYLDFRADVKIEPGYIPGFYLFEIPISGKAKVVTGKDEVLIGPGTGAVINPEHYTVMHWDKECQMLMLKVDEHALIQQLAHLLRRPINGSLCFEPALDSNQGMQGSWFRYLVYCLDEIEHTPPKQLNSPLFAEFRSTLLTSLLLTLPNNFSDALQANEKRVTPSNVRRAMEYIHDNYHEAVTIEQLVEVSNVSARSLFDCFRKFVGCTPMQYLRKVRLEKARELLLIGDPDNNVTQVAMACGFTQLGRFSAWYKQVYAETPCQTFRSAQSSDIQV, from the coding sequence ATGAGAAATGAATTAACATTTGGCCGGTCTCATCGCCGGCTTGAAAAATTTACACTGCATGCGACCCGCGATGTCGATCAGGCGCGAGAGTTGACCAGTCGTGTTTATTGTCCCCATCGACTGGATGCATCCAATCACAAGCAGTTCGATGCCTGTCATAATCATGCATCCATTGGGGCTTGTTCGCTAAACTATCTCGATTTTCGTGCAGATGTAAAAATCGAGCCTGGCTATATCCCGGGCTTTTACCTTTTCGAGATACCCATTAGTGGTAAGGCCAAGGTTGTAACCGGTAAAGACGAAGTATTGATTGGGCCGGGTACAGGGGCGGTCATAAATCCCGAACACTATACAGTTATGCATTGGGATAAGGAATGTCAAATGTTGATGTTGAAAGTGGATGAGCATGCGCTTATTCAGCAATTGGCTCACCTGTTACGTAGACCCATTAACGGATCTCTCTGCTTTGAACCTGCCTTGGATTCCAACCAGGGTATGCAGGGGAGTTGGTTTCGTTATCTTGTTTACTGTTTGGATGAAATTGAACACACTCCTCCAAAGCAGTTGAACAGCCCCTTATTCGCAGAGTTTCGCAGTACTTTACTGACAAGCCTGCTTTTGACTTTACCAAACAACTTTTCTGATGCACTACAGGCAAACGAAAAAAGAGTTACACCCAGTAACGTGCGAAGGGCCATGGAATATATTCACGATAATTACCACGAAGCCGTCACTATTGAACAGCTCGTGGAAGTGAGCAATGTCAGTGCCCGAAGCCTGTTTGATTGTTTTCGAAAATTTGTCGGGTGCACGCCGATGCAGTATTTGCGTAAGGTTCGTCTGGAAAAGGCTAGAGAATTGTTGCTGATCGGAGATCCGGACAACAATGTAACGCAGGTTGCAATGGCATGTGGATTTACCCAGCTAGGGCGGTTTTCGGCTTGGTACAAACAGGTTTATGCAGAGACCCCCTGCCAAACCTTTCGTTCTGCACAGTCATCGGATATTCAGGTTTAG